A DNA window from Coffea arabica cultivar ET-39 chromosome 6c, Coffea Arabica ET-39 HiFi, whole genome shotgun sequence contains the following coding sequences:
- the LOC113693333 gene encoding transcription factor bHLH19-like — protein MDPFTDFSPEDIEATLGDNCELDYFLEEKDLFPAFLDQLFSGNSFFTPENLSGPCKSSSSGVDRIDDILPLSSMPEQLNDKSPCTSNHKNKIPSLAARRLQYKKNLLAEKRRRETLNKQFIALSTLLPGITKTDRISIMGEALKYINQLKEENNKLKQYNANQAVVMKKSQVHEEQHSCSITKSSSVCSDEQLPEIEVRMYEKKILLTIRCEKEKDVLANILSEIEKLNLTVISGNIMPFVGITYEIIIVAEVIPVYNPLIKGLCSILILRKEKRSYEKTGGIKKVFVHRRTALCSSLILLY, from the exons ATGGATCCCTTCACAGATTTTTCTCCAGAGGACATAGAAGCTACTTTAGGTGATAATTGTGAACTAGACTATTTTTTAGAAGAAAAGGATTTGTTCCCAGCCTTTCTAGATCAGCTTTTTTCTGGCAATTCTTTCTTCACTCCTGAAAACCTTTCCGGTCCTTGTAAGTCTTCTTCTTCAGGTGTCGACCGTATTGATGATATACTCCCTTTATCATCTATGCCTGAACAACTTAATGATAAATCACCATGTACatcaaatcacaagaataagaTCCCTAGTTTAGCAGCAAGGAGATTGCAATATAAGAAAAATTTGCTAGCGGAGAAGAGGCGGCGAGAGACTCTTAACAAGCAATTCATTGCCCTGTCTACACTTCTTCCTGGCATCACAAAG ACGGACAGAATTTCAATCATGGGAGAAGCTCTCAAATACATCAATCAGCTGAAAGAAGAGAACAACAAATTAAAGCAATATAATGCAAATCAAGCTGTGGTTATGAAGAAGTCACAGGTTCATGAAGAACAACACAGTTGTTCTATCACTAAAAGTTCTTCTGTTTGCTCTGACGAACAGCTTCCTGAGATTGAAGTCAGAATGTATGAAAAGAAAATCCTTCTGACAATCAGATGTGAGAAAGAGAAAGATGTCCTTGCAAACATACTTTCTGAGATTGAAAAGCTCAACTTGACTGTAATTAGTGGTAACATCATGCCATTTGTGGGAATAACTTACGAGATTATCATTGTTGCAGAGGTAATCCCAGTTTACAATCCATTGATTAAAGGTCTTTGTTCAATCCTTatattgagaaaagaaaaaaggtctTATGAGAAAACTGGAGGAATAAAAAAGGTCTTTGTTCACCGTAGAACTGCTCTATGTTCTTCACTTATACTGTTATATTGA